ACCTTCGCCGCCCGCGTTTGCTACAATTTGGCGCAGTGGCTCTTCGATCGCACGACGCACGATAGCCATACCTGTGGTTTCGTCATCGTTCTCGCCTTCGGCATCGGCGATGGCTTTAATTGCGAGCACCAGTGCCACACCACCACCGGCAACGATTCCTTCTTCAACGGCTGCACGAGTAGCGTGTAGGGCGTCGTCAACGCGATTTTTCTTCTCTTTCATTTCCACTTCAGAAGCAGCACCTACGTACAGTACGGCAACACCACCGGCCAATTTAGCTAAGCGCTCTTGCAGCTTTTCTTTGTCGTAATCGCTGGTCGTGGTTTCGATCTGAGCTTTGATCTGTCCTACGCGGGCTTGGATGTCCTCCTCGCTTCCGGCACCGTTCACGATCGTCGTGTTGTCCTTGTCGATGGTGATCTTCTCGGCAGTACCGAGCATGTCCATAGTGGTGTTTTCGAGCTTATAGCCGCGCTCTTCGCTTACTACGGTTCCGCCCGTCAAGATGGCGATGTCTTCCAACATGGCCTTGCGACGATCTCCGAAACCAGGCGCTTTTACGGCGGCTACTTTGAGGGCACCGCGGATTTTGTTAACAACGAGTGTAGCAAGAGCTTCACCTTCGATGTCCTCAGCGATGATCAAAAGCGGACGTCCGCTTTGAGAGGTTTGCTCGAGTACCGGCAACAAGTCCTTCATGCTGCTGATCTTTTTGGCGAAGATCAAAATGAATGGATTGTCGAGGTCGGCTTCCATTTTATCGCTGTTGGTCACGAAGTATGGAGAAAGGTAACCGCGATCGAATTGCATACCTTCAACTACTTCTACGGTAGTGTCGGTTCCTTTTGCTTCTTCTACGGTGATCACTCCTTCTTTGCCCACTTTCTCCATGGCCTGAGCGATGAGCTTACCAATGCTCTCATCGTTGTTGGCTGAGATAGCGGCAACCTGCTCGATCTTCTCGAAGCTATCGCCGACTTCTTGAGATTGCTCCTTCAAGTTCTCGATAATGGTAGTGACCGCTTTATCGATTCCGCGCTTGAGATCCATGGGGTTGGCTCCGGCCGCCACGTTTTTGAGTCCGACCGTTACGATCGCCTGAGCCAATACGGTAGCGGTAGTGGTTCCGTCACCGGCCAAGTCAGCGGTTTTGGAAGCAACTTCTTTTACCATTTGTGCACCCATGTTCTCCTGTGCATCTTCCAGTTCGATTTCTTTGGCTACCGAAACACCGTCTTTGGTGATGGTTGGAGCGCCAAAAGATTTTTGGATCACCACGTTGCGACCTTTAGGTCCGAGGGTCACCTTCACGGCCTCTGCCAGTGCGTCTACACCGCGCTTGAGTCCATCGCGAGACTCGATGTCGAATTTAATTTCCTTTGCCATTGCTAAGGGTATTTTTTAGGGTTAATGTCTAAATTAGAGGATTGCGTAAATGTCTGATTCACGCATAATGAGGTAGTCTTTGCCCTCGTACTGGAGCTCGGTGCCCGAGTACTTTCCGTAAAGCACACTATCGCCTACTTTAACGATCATGGGCTCGTCTGGTTTTCCATTTCCAACGGCAACCACGGTTCCGCGCTGCGGCTTTTCTTGAGCCGTGTCAGGGATGATGATTCCCGAAGAAGTCTTGGTCTCTGCCGGAGCCGGTTCAACAAGAACGCGATCGGCCAGCGGCGTAATATTAACTTCAGCCATTTCAGATTTGATTTATGAGTTAAACTTTGTTTTCAATATCGAATACTCGCCTTAGGACACAAACTGTGCCAAGGCACAGGACGTACATTTTGTCAGTTTTATTCCGCCGGATTTCTGACAGGTACAAAGAAAAAATGCCAGTCTGGTTGTCAGACCGGCACTTTCAAACTTTTTTCAAGTGTGGGGTTACTCAGCAGATCCGTCACCTTCACCCTCTGTCGGAATCTGGTTAAGGCCTCCGGCACCACCCGTGGTTGGGGCTTGTTGAATAACGGAACCTGCACCTTCAACTTGTTCCTGAACGCGTGAGCCTTCATCGATGACCGCATCACCGCGATCGATGGCAAAGTTGCTCAACAATGTAAGGGCCAACAAAACCCCGGCAAGGGTCCAGGTGGCTTTATCAAGGAAATCGGTCGTTTTTTGAACGCCGAACATTTGGTTTCCTCCTCCAAAAGTAGATGACAATCCTCCTCCCTTCGGGTTCTGAACCAAAATCACCAACACGAGCAAAATACAGGTGATGATGATCAAAGCAGCAAACAACGTGTACATCTTATTTTCTCTCTTTCAGATCGTTGATCTCGTTAATTCGGTCGGCAAAGTAACCACTTTTTTCGGGATATTTCAAGCTAAGTAAACGATAGGCTTTTACGGCTTTTTTGTACAACCCTTGCTCTGAGTACACCCGCGCCAAAGTCTCGGTCATGAGCGAGTCGTCTTCGTCCAAACTGCTCTTGGCCACATTGCCCTTCCCAAGAGCGTGCTTCTGAGGAAGACTCATTCGGGGCGATTCAGCCAGGAATCGATCGATGAGATCCTGGCGCGAGAGCGATCTGCGCTTCTCTTCGGTTTCTTCGCTTTTAGTATCGCGTGCCTGCTCAAACGATTCGTGTTCGGTCGAAATAGGTTCGGCTGCGATCTCTTCGGCCGCTTTCTCTTCTTGGCGCTCAATGGGCTTCATGCTGGTGAGCTTCAGCCACTCAGCAAAGGAATGTCGCTCGGTTCTGTCGAACTTCAACGGCCTTCCGATCACCCTTTCCCCATCGCCATCTTCGCGAATGGCATCCTCGATCTCGACCGCATCGTCGTTTTCCTCCAGGACATCCTCTAGCTGCCGTTCCAAAGGCTCCGGCTCCGGTATCAAATCCGCCCGGCCAGTGTATTGCTCGGTCAACTCGTTCTGTTGCTGTAGCTGCGGCTGTTGCTTTGCTTCCTGCGCCTGCGGCGCGATGGGTTTCGCCGTGATGAATTCGAACAGCGCGGTACGGTCTGGTGAATGTGCCGCTGTTTTCTTTAGTTGGCCGTTGTACCTGAAACTACTGGTGTTCTCCAAGGCTTTCAGGTGCAGCATACGGGCACCAACGAAGTACGGGAACGAATCAATGATCTCGTTCAATTCCTTCGCGGCCGAGGCATCGAGATTCCACGGTTTGGCGATCCATCCGAGCAGGCGTGCTGCATCCATAATTTACCAGTTGACTACGGCCTTGTTGAAGATGTCTTGCACCAATTCGGTGGTGATCTGCTCAACGAGATCCTCTTCAACTGCAGAAAGTTCTTGATTTGCGTCGAAATCGCCAAAACGGGTAAAGCGCGATTCGTAGTCCTTCTCCGGGTCTTTGGTATTGATGAAGGTTACGGCCAGGGTGATTGTGAGGCGGTTTTGCGCAGCTTGTTCATCGGCTTGGATCGCCAACGGTCGAACATTGTAGTCGATGATCGACCCCTCGAATTGAAGGTCGCCGTCGCGTTGAATAACCTCCAAATTGGTTTGCACCAAGAAGATGTCTTTCAGCTTTTCCGTAGTTACCTGGCTCAGCGATGGATTCACGAGCGAGGCGTAGTTCTCGAAAAAGCCCACAGAAATCGATTTGACATCAGGCGAAATACTGGCGCCCGTAAAGGAGTACCCGCCCCCGCATCCGCCCGACAGGGCGATAATAAAAAGAAGCAGAAGGTGGCGTATCATAGGTCGTACTGTTTGATCTTTCTATAAAGCGTGCGTTCGGATATTCCGAGTTCCTTGGCGGCATCCTTGCGTTTGCCTTGATTTCGATCAAGGGCCTTGCGGATCATTTCGATCTCTTTGTCTTGGAGGGTCAGGCTTTCCTCGATCACCTGGTCATCTTCGTAAATGTCGGTGTTGATCGTTGACGGTACGTTGCTCGTTCGGTCCGGAATTTCGATAGTCGTGTCGTCGTCGAAATTGTCGTACACCTTAGCGAGTAGCTGGGCGTTCTCTTGGCGAAACTCTTCCCCGGTCGGACCGCCCTCTTTCATGAGTTCCATGGTCAGCTTTTTAAGGTCGTTGATGTCGTTCCGCATATCGAAGAGGACCTTGTATAAGATGTCGCGTTCGGAGGAAAAATCCGATTCGCTCGAAGTGCCCGATCGATCGCGATAGATCATGGGTAAATTGGAACGTGCACTTTCGGGCAAGTAGCGCTGAATGGTTTGAGCCGTTACAATGCGCTCCGTTTCGATAACGCTGATCTCTTCGGTGAAATTCTTCAGTTGACGAATGTTTCCCGGCCAGCGATAGTGATTGATGAGCTCAACGGCTTCGTTGTTGAGCTGCAGGGTCGGCATGTGGTATTTATTGGCGAAATCGGAGGCGAACTTGCGGAATAGCAAGTGAATGTCTTCGGCTCTATCGCGCAGTGGAGGTAAGTGGATTTCCACGGTATTGAGTCGGTAGTATAGATCTTCCCGAAAGTGGTCTTTACCAATGGCTTCGTCCATGGGAACGTTGGTCGCGGCCACGATGCGCACGTCGGTCTTTTGGACCTTACTGGAACCCACCTTCATGAATTCGCCCGTTTCGAGAACGCGAAGTAGGCGAACCTGTGTGGAAAGAGGTAGTTCGGCGACTTCATCGAGAAAGATCGTTCCGGAATCAGCTTCTTCGAAGTATCCCTTTCGGGCCGAAGTAGCTCCGGTAAAACTTCCTTTTTCGTGCCCAAAAAGTTCGCTGTCAATGGTGCCCTCAGGAATGGCGCCACAGTTGACCGCGATATACGGATTGTGTTTGCGGGCCGACTGGCTGTGAATGATCTTCGGGATATTTTCTTTACCTACCCCGCTTTCACCTGTGACCAGGACCGAGATGTCGGTTGGAGCCACCTGAACTGCTTTTTCGATAGCTCGGTTCAGTAAGGGGCTGTTCCCGATGATCTCAAAACGCTGTTTTATCGATTGAAGATCCAATGTATGGTACTTTTATGCTGGTCCGTCCGCTTTACCGACTGCCTTGCCTAGCAAGGTGGCCGCGGTGCAATCGTGCACAGCGACATCTACGTAATCTCCCGGTTGGTAGTTCTCCCGGTCTAAAACCACTACGGTATTTTGAGTGGTACGGCCGAACAGTTGTTCCTCGCTTCGTTTTGAAGTTCCTTCGACGAGTACCCGGTGGGTTTTTCCCACGTACGTTTTGTTGCGTTCCAGACTGTGTTCTTGCTGTTTCGCTATGATCTCCTGCAGACGTCTTTTCTTGACATCGGTAGGGACATCATCTTCAAATTTTCGCTGTGCCATGGTGTTCGGCCGCTCCGAATAATTGAACATAAATCCGAAGTCGTACCTCACGTAGTCCATGAGTTCGAGCGTATCGGCATGATCTTCTTCTGTTTCCGTGCAGAATCCGGAAATGATATCGTGCGAGATTCCACAGTCCGGAATTATTTCGCGAATGCGGTCGATGCGCTGCTTATACCACTCACGGGTATGTCCGCGGTTCATGAGCTCGAGAATTCGATTGCTGCCCGATTGAAAAGGCAGGTGGATGTAGTTGCAGATGTTATCGTGCTTGGCGATGGTGTGCAACACATCATCGTGCATGTCTTTGGGGTGGGAGGTGCTGAAGCGCACCCGAACCTTTGGTGCAGCAATGGCTACGAGTTCGAGCAATTGAGCAAAATTGACGGCGCGCTTTTGTTCTTCTTCGCTGAGCTGCTTAAAGTCTTTTTTGAGTCCACCGCCATACCATAAGTAAGAGTCGACATTTTGTCCAAGAAGCGTTACTTCGCGGTAACCTTTGGCCGCGAGGTCTTTCACTTCGTTGACTATGGTTTGTGGATCTCGGCTTCGTTCGCGACCACGGGTAAAAGGAACTACGCAGAAGGTACACATGTTATCGCAACCGCGCATGATCGTAACAAAGGCCGTTACTCCATTTCCTCCGAGTCGAACCGGAGCAATATCCGCATATGTCTCTTCCTTTGAAAGGATAACGTTCACGGCCTTGCGTCCGCCATCCACCTCTTGAATGAGGTCGGGCAGATCCCGATAGGCATCCGGCCCAACGACCAAGTCTACGAGTTTTTCCTCTTCGAGCAGGGTCTCTTTCATTCGCTCGGCCATACAACCAAGTACCCCGATGATCATTGCGGGTTTGGCCTCTTTGGCCTTGTGGAAATGGCCCAAGCGATTGCGAACCGTTTGCTCAGCTTTTTCGCGAATCGAGCAGGTATTGACGAAGACCACATCAGCTTCTTCGATGTTGCGCGTGGTTTCGAATCCGTTTTCACCGAGAATAGAAGCTACGATCTCGCTGTCCGAAAAATTCATTTGACAGCCGTAGCTTTCTATATAGAGTTTCCGGCCCTTTCCGACGAGCTCATTCTCAAGCATCACCGCCTCTCCTTGACGTCCTTCGTCTATCACTTTGTTGCCAAAATGCACTTCGCTCATGTTCTTCTAATTTGGCCTGCAAAGGTACGAAAACCCTCGCCGGTATGCCAATATGGCAGGTTTTAATTTTGTCGTAAAAGGGAACGATTTAAAACTGCCTTTGTTTTGAAGAGGCTATTATTCCTTTAATTTGCAAGCTGTTTGCGCTGCATAAAACTGCTATATGGTAAAGAATTTAGTGATTGTTGAGTCCCCTGCAAAGGCCAAAACCATTGAAGGTTTTTTGGGAAAGGACTACCTGGTGAAGTCGAGTATTGGACACATCCGGGATTTGCCAAAGAAGGATATGGGGATCGATATCGACAACGAATTTAAACCGAAATACGAGGTCAGTCCCGATAAAAAGAAGACCGTTAGCGAACTCAAAAAACTCGCTAAGGATGCCGAAGTGGTTTGGTTGGCCACGGATGAGGATCGAGAAGGAGAGGCGATTGCCTGGCACTTGTATGAGACATTAGGTTTAAAGCCCAATAACACCAAGCGCATCGTATTTCATGAGATTACGAAGAACGCCATTACGAGGGCCGTTGAGAATCCGCGCGACATAGACATTAACTTGGTCAATGCTCAACAGGCCCGTCGCGTTTTGGACCGATTGGTTGGGTTTGAAGTTTCGCCTGTTTTATGGCGGAAGGTGAAAACCGGCCTCTCGGCCGGAAGGGTACAATCCGTAGCCGTTCGCCTGATCGTCGAGCGCGAACGAGAGATCATGAATTTTGATCCGGAGACTAGTTTCCGGATTCAAGGTTCCTTCAAGAATTCGGAGGGAGCAGGGTTTTCGGCAGAGACGTCGACTCGCCCATCGGCCCGCGAGGGCGCAGAAAAAACACTCCAAAACTGTGTTCCGGCCACCTTTACGGTGAACAGTGTAGAGAAAAGGCCGGGAACGAAGAAACCTGCTGCGCCCTTCACAACCTCGACGTTGCAGCAAGAGGCGGCGCGGAAGCTAGGTTTTTCGGTTTCGCAGACGATGTCGGTTGCACAACGATTGTACGAAAGTGGACTCATAACCTACATGCGTACCGACAGCACCAATTTGAGTCAAGAGGCGATCAATTCAGCCGCAGCGGAGATTCGTTCCGCATATGGAGATCAGTACAGTAAGTCGCACCAGTTCGCAACGAAATCGAACAATGCGCAGGAGGCACACGAAGCCATTCGCCCGACCTATATGAATCGACATGAGGCCGGAGCAGACCGGAATCAGGAGCGTTTGTACGAGCTCATTTGGAAACGCACGATCGCTTCACAGATGTCGGAGGCGAAATTGGAACGCACGACGGTGAAGATCGAAGGATCAGGCGATGCGCCCACGTTCACAGCAAAGGGTGAGGTGTTGGTTTTTGACGGATTCCTGAAAGTATACCTCGAGGGTACCGACGACGAAAACGAAGAGCAGGCCGGTATGCTACCCCGTATGACTGAAGGTGAAGAGCTGGCTGTAGACCGCATTTCGGCCACTGAGTGCTTTACGAAGCATCCGCCTAGGTTTACCGAGGCGAGTTTGGTGAAAAAGTTGGAGGAGCTTGGGATTGGTCGCCCTTCTACCTATGCCCCGACGATTTCGACGATTTTAGCTCGGAATTATGTGGAGAAGACCGAGCGTCCCGGAGTAGAACACAATTACGAGGTGATGACCATGGAGCATGGAACTGTGCGCAGTAAAATGGCGACAGAGATCACAGGAGCCGAAAAGAATAAGCTTTTCCCGACCGACATCGGTATGGTAGTCACCGACTTCCTGGTTCAAGAGTTTGGTAATATCCTCGACCTACATTTTACAGCGAATGTAGAAGAAGAGTTTGACGAGATCGCCAAAGGCCGGAAGGATTGGAACAATATGATCCGCCAATTCTATAAACCGTTCCATGAAAATGTGGAGGACGTTCAAGAGAATGCGGATCGGGCAACCGGTGAACGGGTTCTCGGAGAGGATCCGAAATCGGGTCGGCCATTTATAGCCCGCATAGGGCGTTTTGGGCCCATGATTCAGATAGGAACCGTGGATGACGAAGAGAAGCCGAAGTTCGCGAGCCTGAGAAAGGACCAGCATATCGAGACCATCACCTTTGAGGAGGCTATGGAACTGTTCAAGCTTCCACGCGAATTGGGTGAATACGAAGGAGAAGTCATCAAAGCGAATATCGGTCGTTTTGGACCCTATGTGCAGCAGGGCCGTCTTTTTGCTTCGCTTCCGAAGGACGAAGACCCCATGAGCGTCACATTCGAAAGAGCCATTGAGCTGATCGAAGCCAAGAAGGAGGCCGATAAGAATAAATTCATACATGTCTTTGATGAGGAGGATCCCGTAGTTCAAGTGTTGAATGGTCGCTACGGGCCGTACATTAAGATCGGTCGGCAAAACATCAAAATCCCTAAAGACGTGGACCCAAAGTCGCTTACTCGAGAGGAGTGCTTGAAGCTACAGGCCGACGCGCCTAAAACTAAGAGAGGGGGAAAACGAAAGGCTAAGAAAAGCTAGTTGGCATCATGCGCGAGTTTTTAAGACCACTGAGTAATGAATTCATCGAGTCTTGGTCCAATAAACACCCGGATTCATTGGGGTCCAAGCTATCCAAATTCGTCGAAGAAGGGGAATTGCCCGATTGGGAAAATGCTCGAGTTGCTCTAATTGGGGTACAAGAAGACCGAAGAGCGCGAAAGAATGATGGGGCCGGTGAAGGTCCCGACTATGTTCGAGGAGCGTTATATGACCTCTTTTTTGGTCGTTGGTCTTTTGATGTGGTGGATTTGGGTAATATCGAGCCCGGGAATAGGGTGGATGACACCTATTTTGCATTGAGCGCAGTAGTACACGAGCTCGCCAAGGCCGACTGTATACCTATTATAATAGGCGGTAGTCAGGACTTGACCTTCGCGAACTACAAGGCGTATGAAAAACTGGAGCAATCGGTCAACATCTGCTCGGTTGATGCCCAATTTGACCTTGGGGTCAATAATCAGGAGCTCTCGAACGAGACTTACCTCTCCCACATCATTCTTCAGAAGCCAAATATTCTGTTCAATTTCAGCAATATCGGCTTTCAGACCTATTACGTTCATCAGGAAGAGATTGACTTAATGGAGAGCCTTCATTTTGAACGTCATCGAATAGGTTTGTTTCACCATAATATAGGGGAGGCCGAACCGATATTGCGAGATGCGGATATCGTCAGTTTTGATATGCGCAGTATACGCCATTCCGATGCTCCGGCGAATCGACACGGAAGCCCAAATGGATGGTATGGCGAAGAGGCTTGCGCGATCGCACGCTACGCTGGTATGAGTGATAAGCTCACTAGTTTTGGCATTTATGAATACAACCCTCAATACGACCGACATGAACAAA
This portion of the Flavobacteriales bacterium genome encodes:
- a CDS encoding co-chaperone GroES gives rise to the protein MAEVNITPLADRVLVEPAPAETKTSSGIIIPDTAQEKPQRGTVVAVGNGKPDEPMIVKVGDSVLYGKYSGTELQYEGKDYLIMRESDIYAIL
- the groL gene encoding chaperonin GroEL (60 kDa chaperone family; promotes refolding of misfolded polypeptides especially under stressful conditions; forms two stacked rings of heptamers to form a barrel-shaped 14mer; ends can be capped by GroES; misfolded proteins enter the barrel where they are refolded when GroES binds), which encodes MAKEIKFDIESRDGLKRGVDALAEAVKVTLGPKGRNVVIQKSFGAPTITKDGVSVAKEIELEDAQENMGAQMVKEVASKTADLAGDGTTTATVLAQAIVTVGLKNVAAGANPMDLKRGIDKAVTTIIENLKEQSQEVGDSFEKIEQVAAISANNDESIGKLIAQAMEKVGKEGVITVEEAKGTDTTVEVVEGMQFDRGYLSPYFVTNSDKMEADLDNPFILIFAKKISSMKDLLPVLEQTSQSGRPLLIIAEDIEGEALATLVVNKIRGALKVAAVKAPGFGDRRKAMLEDIAILTGGTVVSEERGYKLENTTMDMLGTAEKITIDKDNTTIVNGAGSEEDIQARVGQIKAQIETTTSDYDKEKLQERLAKLAGGVAVLYVGAASEVEMKEKKNRVDDALHATRAAVEEGIVAGGGVALVLAIKAIADAEGENDDETTGMAIVRRAIEEPLRQIVANAGGEGSVVVAKVADGEGDFGYNAKNDTYVNMFEAGIIDPTKVTRVALENAASVAGMLLTTEATITEIPEDSPAGPPAGMGGGMPGMM
- the secG gene encoding preprotein translocase subunit SecG codes for the protein MYTLFAALIIITCILLVLVILVQNPKGGGLSSTFGGGNQMFGVQKTTDFLDKATWTLAGVLLALTLLSNFAIDRGDAVIDEGSRVQEQVEGAGSVIQQAPTTGGAGGLNQIPTEGEGDGSAE
- the miaB gene encoding tRNA (N6-isopentenyl adenosine(37)-C2)-methylthiotransferase MiaB; this translates as MSEVHFGNKVIDEGRQGEAVMLENELVGKGRKLYIESYGCQMNFSDSEIVASILGENGFETTRNIEEADVVFVNTCSIREKAEQTVRNRLGHFHKAKEAKPAMIIGVLGCMAERMKETLLEEEKLVDLVVGPDAYRDLPDLIQEVDGGRKAVNVILSKEETYADIAPVRLGGNGVTAFVTIMRGCDNMCTFCVVPFTRGRERSRDPQTIVNEVKDLAAKGYREVTLLGQNVDSYLWYGGGLKKDFKQLSEEEQKRAVNFAQLLELVAIAAPKVRVRFSTSHPKDMHDDVLHTIAKHDNICNYIHLPFQSGSNRILELMNRGHTREWYKQRIDRIREIIPDCGISHDIISGFCTETEEDHADTLELMDYVRYDFGFMFNYSERPNTMAQRKFEDDVPTDVKKRRLQEIIAKQQEHSLERNKTYVGKTHRVLVEGTSKRSEEQLFGRTTQNTVVVLDRENYQPGDYVDVAVHDCTAATLLGKAVGKADGPA
- a CDS encoding sigma-54-dependent Fis family transcriptional regulator — its product is MDLQSIKQRFEIIGNSPLLNRAIEKAVQVAPTDISVLVTGESGVGKENIPKIIHSQSARKHNPYIAVNCGAIPEGTIDSELFGHEKGSFTGATSARKGYFEEADSGTIFLDEVAELPLSTQVRLLRVLETGEFMKVGSSKVQKTDVRIVAATNVPMDEAIGKDHFREDLYYRLNTVEIHLPPLRDRAEDIHLLFRKFASDFANKYHMPTLQLNNEAVELINHYRWPGNIRQLKNFTEEISVIETERIVTAQTIQRYLPESARSNLPMIYRDRSGTSSESDFSSERDILYKVLFDMRNDINDLKKLTMELMKEGGPTGEEFRQENAQLLAKVYDNFDDDTTIEIPDRTSNVPSTINTDIYEDDQVIEESLTLQDKEIEMIRKALDRNQGKRKDAAKELGISERTLYRKIKQYDL
- the topA gene encoding type I DNA topoisomerase; its protein translation is MVKNLVIVESPAKAKTIEGFLGKDYLVKSSIGHIRDLPKKDMGIDIDNEFKPKYEVSPDKKKTVSELKKLAKDAEVVWLATDEDREGEAIAWHLYETLGLKPNNTKRIVFHEITKNAITRAVENPRDIDINLVNAQQARRVLDRLVGFEVSPVLWRKVKTGLSAGRVQSVAVRLIVEREREIMNFDPETSFRIQGSFKNSEGAGFSAETSTRPSAREGAEKTLQNCVPATFTVNSVEKRPGTKKPAAPFTTSTLQQEAARKLGFSVSQTMSVAQRLYESGLITYMRTDSTNLSQEAINSAAAEIRSAYGDQYSKSHQFATKSNNAQEAHEAIRPTYMNRHEAGADRNQERLYELIWKRTIASQMSEAKLERTTVKIEGSGDAPTFTAKGEVLVFDGFLKVYLEGTDDENEEQAGMLPRMTEGEELAVDRISATECFTKHPPRFTEASLVKKLEELGIGRPSTYAPTISTILARNYVEKTERPGVEHNYEVMTMEHGTVRSKMATEITGAEKNKLFPTDIGMVVTDFLVQEFGNILDLHFTANVEEEFDEIAKGRKDWNNMIRQFYKPFHENVEDVQENADRATGERVLGEDPKSGRPFIARIGRFGPMIQIGTVDDEEKPKFASLRKDQHIETITFEEAMELFKLPRELGEYEGEVIKANIGRFGPYVQQGRLFASLPKDEDPMSVTFERAIELIEAKKEADKNKFIHVFDEEDPVVQVLNGRYGPYIKIGRQNIKIPKDVDPKSLTREECLKLQADAPKTKRGGKRKAKKS
- a CDS encoding LptE family protein; its protein translation is MIRHLLLLFIIALSGGCGGGYSFTGASISPDVKSISVGFFENYASLVNPSLSQVTTEKLKDIFLVQTNLEVIQRDGDLQFEGSIIDYNVRPLAIQADEQAAQNRLTITLAVTFINTKDPEKDYESRFTRFGDFDANQELSAVEEDLVEQITTELVQDIFNKAVVNW
- a CDS encoding formimidoylglutamase, coding for MREFLRPLSNEFIESWSNKHPDSLGSKLSKFVEEGELPDWENARVALIGVQEDRRARKNDGAGEGPDYVRGALYDLFFGRWSFDVVDLGNIEPGNRVDDTYFALSAVVHELAKADCIPIIIGGSQDLTFANYKAYEKLEQSVNICSVDAQFDLGVNNQELSNETYLSHIILQKPNILFNFSNIGFQTYYVHQEEIDLMESLHFERHRIGLFHHNIGEAEPILRDADIVSFDMRSIRHSDAPANRHGSPNGWYGEEACAIARYAGMSDKLTSFGIYEYNPQYDRHEQTAKLGAQMIWYFLEGISVRKNDFPFGDRSSYAKYIVPNSTLDQDLHFYKSDRSGRWWIEVPLQGDPSIFHKRHALIPCSYFDYLQAAEDEIPDRWMSAFRKLS